The DNA sequence GCCAGATGTCACCAGAGCATGAGAGCTGTTGTCACAGGAGAGGCTCTGCCTCAGGAAGGTCTCTGGGGGGCAGAGAGGGAAATAAACCCTGTGGGAAGCAGGAGGCATCACCAGCAGTGCCACTGAGAGAGGCAGAAGCAGCCCAGGGATTGTCTGGATGCCCCACACGTGCTGTTTGTGCAGAGGCTGAGCCCTGGCAATGCTGGGGAGGCTCAGTCCCTCCCTGTGCCATGTCCCACAGCCCAGGTgtgtggctgtgccaggctcacTGGGGGCCAGCAGACACAATCTCCTTCCATCTCCTGGAGATCTGCTCCTCCATTCCACCACatcagccagcagctgcctcctgtTAATTAAGAGCAGAACAATCACTGTTAATCAAAGGCCAGACTGATGGCAGCAGTAGCAGCCTGCCGAGCTCATCCCTCCTCCACTGACCCTGTGCTCGGGGCAGAGGCAACAACAGGGGCACGAGTTTCTGTGCCAccacagcctggcagcagggacaaGCTGCAGGGCACTCCCAGGAGGGCAGAGATGCTCTGTGTGGGAGCTGGCTGGCCTCAGGACACACGGAGCCATCCTCGCTGTCCTGCCACCCTAACACGGCCACTGGAGCACCCAAAGGCTCCCTGAGTGCAGAAAGCCCTCAGCAGCTTCACCATCACGTAGGGCAGAGCTCTCCAGGATTGCAGTTGGGCACTCAGACCTCTTTGTgctcccagctcttcccttgGCAGCTTGGCCTGCTTTTCTTGCATCAGGCACTGTCACCCAGAGCCTTCCTGTGCCCtgggtgggaggggaggggaggggagagggagagggagagggagagggagagggagagggagagggagagggagagggagagggagagggagagggagagggagagggagaggtcaggtccctctcctgctgccttaAGTCTGACACCAGCCTGGGCCAGGTGAGAGGACCCAGCAGGTGACTCTGCCCAGGTCTCCACAGGAGCCTCACCCTTCCAGCCAGTCCTGCAGAGCCATCCCTGTCTGAACACCCTCACACAGGCAGGAGGTGCCAGCAGATCTCAGATGCCTCTTCCCTATCACATCTCCAGAGCTCTGCCCCAGAGCTTCCAGCGTCTCTTTCCCCACAAGAATGTTTTTAGCACCAGGAAACTCCCAGTGCTCTCCTATTTTTAGCTCCACACtccagtttaattttattttaatgagcTGATTCCCTCTCCCACCTGGCTCTCAGGCACCCAGTGGATTGGATGAGGATGCTGGGAGCACTCAGGAAAGTTTGTACCTCTCTGCCAGCACCCAGGAGAGTGAGGACAAGGATGAGCAAGAACAGGAAGCTTTCCATCCTCCATCTGTAGGGATTTCCAGCAGGCAGTGGGGGAAAGCATCTGTGTGAGGAGTCTGCTCTGGCTCCACGATTCCCTttcccccagcactgacagtggGAGGTTATTTGAGGACACGGTTGTGATTCACACACAGAAGAACATCCTCAGGCTACTGAAATCAGATCCAAGTTTTGTGCTCCTGGCCTGGCTCGCCCCTGGTGTTTGCATTCATGCCCATTGATGGCACAGGAAAAATCCAAGCTGTGGTCTTTGTGTGCAGGTGAAATTTGTTGGCCACTTGAGCGAGGCCTTTTTCTCTCcaggagggcagcagcagagctcagagctgctggtgtgCTGCTGGATTTTAGTGAGATGATTTGTTCAAATGCAACTTGCAGGtgcactcccagccctgccatgcctggggcaggaaatgcttttgttcccagcccagggatggcacagctcctgcagatgAAAGCCAAACAGTTTCCTAGGCAGGGGCAAGACCAGTGAGGGTGTTGGTTATAGCTACAGACAgctataatatatatattttatatattatatgtatttaCACAGACATCCTGTGGGGTGAGCTTGGAGCATGCTGGAGGAAATGCGAAAAATCCAACAGCATCTCCAAAATAGTGGGGGAAAAGCCTGGGggaataaaaaacccaaaccaagaaacagaaaaagagagtaCAGCTGGGTCCAATTCCCCCAGCAGgggagaggagctctggggctgggagggcaggggtAAATTCAGGGAAAATGCCGAAGGTttggcagaggagcagcaagGCCAGGAGGAGCCCCgaggcagcagagagggaaatgcCCCAGGAGCAGTGGGGAAAGCTCTGCTGAAGGGTGATACAGAGTgcagggaggctgcaggagggagaggagggtggggacagctctgccagcagaacCTGCACTCCACACATATCTCTCACTGTGGCAAACAGACAGCCAGACAGATGTTTGCCAAATGTGCCTTTCATGGCAACAAACCCACAAACCGTGGGGGATTTTGATGCTTTTACAGCTGGGGTTTGGTCCAGATTAGAACAAAATCTTGAGAATGCACCCAGCTTGGAAACGCCAAGGAATTCTTCTGCAGAAACGTTTTGCTGGGGAAATGGTAAATGGTTTGGTAGAGTCAAAACGTAGTATTATAATTCCATGTTTTATGTACAAATCAAAATGAATCATTTACCACCTTTAACTATTTTTAAACACCTAAAACatctgaaaagctttttttttttgtttttgacaCGTCTGTCAAATCTAATCAGACGCAGCATGTTTGTGAATGGGGAGAtgttcccagcagctgcagctgcctgtggcagcaggacagCCCTGACCAGGATGGCTGTGGGGGACAGAACTGGGAAGAGAAAGGCcatctgtctgtccatccatccatccatggatccatggatccatccacccatccatccatccatccatccatcctccatccatccatccatccatccatccatccatccatccatccatccatccatccgtccatcatccatccatcatccatccatccatccatccatccatccatccatccatccatccatccatcatccatccatccatcatccatcatccatccatccatccatccatccatccatccatccatccatccatcatccatccatccatcatccatcatccatcatccatccatcatccatccatccatccatccatccatccatcatccatccatttatcatccatccatccatcatccatccatccatccatccatccatccatccatccatccatccatccatcatccatccacccatccatccatccatcatccatccattatccatccatccatccatcatccatccatcatccatccatcatccatccatcatccatccatccatccatccatccatccatccatccatccatcatccatccatccatcatccatccatccatccatccatccatcatccatccatccatccatccatccatccatccatcatccatcatccatcatccatcatccatccatccatccatccatccatccatccatccatccatccatccatccatcatccatccatccatccatccatcatccatccatccatccatccatccatccatccatccatccatccatccatcatccatccatccatcatccatcatccatcatccatccatcatccatccatccatcatccatcatccatcatccatccatcatccatcatccatcatccatcatccatcatccatccatcgtccatccatccatccatcatccatccatccatcatccatccatccatccatccatcatccatcatccatccatcatccatccatccatccatccatcatccatcatccatccatccatccatcatccatcatccatccatgcaACCAGCCTGTGCAGGGCTCTGCTTTGGGCAAGCAGCATTTCCCCACCCCATCACCAGTGACGTGATTGAGAgggtggttttatttattttccctattCAGGCAACAGTTCTGGTCCCTTCTGCCTGTGTTAGTTTTTAGGGAAGGGGGCTGAAATGAAGCTCAGAGGGGACTGAGGGGGTTTGCAGCAGGAGAACACAGCTGATTCACTCACTGGTATAAGCAGGAGTTGGTTTGACATGGCACTGTTTATTTTGAGCAGGTTCTCGGAACAGTTTGCAGCTCTTTCCCCATCTCTTGATGTGCCCACACAGTGAATTATCTGTAATCATTAGCAAGTGGGCTGCTTCCTCCTTCAGACACAATTAGTGGGCAGGGGCCGGAAAAACCTTCCTCAATCTCATTTCCTTCTCAGGATGCTCTTGggagctcagtgctgccttGGAGGAGGCAGGGCACAGCCGCTGCCCAGCGcgaccctccctgctcctcgGGGTGGGAGCATCCAGCGCTCGAGGGGGAGCTTTGGATTCACACCCGGGAAACCTGGAATAAATCAAAGCAATTAAAGTGCAAATGAAGCTTTCAGCAATGCGGCATCCTAATTACCTGGGAAGCGTTGTGCGTACCTCTGTCTCACTCCCTTTTTAAAACATAGACAGGGTTCAAATgacataaataatttaaattaattagcCAGGTAGAGCTGGGCTTTGGGAGGCGGGGAGGAAACAGCCCTGGAGCCCCGTGACTCGGTCCCCTCCTCCCTCTGAAAGGGATATTAAATACACCAATATATTATattcatatattatatattaacattatttatttaaaatttatatcaATTAAGTTATAATTATCAATTTATcaaattaaacatttaattaatatcactaattaattattaatttaatatcaAATTAACAATATTCATAAATTCAATGATTAACTATCAATAGTGAATTATTAATAATGAATAAGTATATTTAATTAGTacaaatattatattataaatatatattatattatatataaatatattatatgaTATTATGTGATATAATATGATATGATTATTATAGATAAATATATGATATTATATGATGCTATATAATATGATGtgatatattatattatattatattatattatattatattatattatattatattatattatattatattatattatattatattatattatattatattatattatattatattatattatattatattatattatattatattatattatattatattatattatattatattatattatattatattatattatattatattatattatattatattatattatattatattatctCAGGGGCCAGAGGGGCAGGATTTCCAAGCGAGCTGCTCCCCAGCCGTGCTGTGCTGTCATGCAACCCACTGCCCTTTAAATAACCACTGTCTTCTGAAGGGATAAATACTGacagggggaaagggaaaaagagccACTGCTCCCTCCTGAAAGACCTAATTTATCTGGAATTATCCACCCTCGGCTATAAATCCTCTGTAAAACTTGGCACGAGCTTTAAGGCAGTTACAGCAATGAGTGTATATTTTTATCCCAAACCCCGAGAAAGCGAATTGAAGTCACAAACTGCAGCTTTGGATTGTTGCAGAGCCACGCTGGCCAGAGTCGGCTGCAGGGACTGCCTTGCCTGGGAAGCACACGCAGCACTTCTCATCAATTCCCACCACATCTCTTTGGTTTCCTTCTGAGCGACTCCTGCCTGaggaattattttaacatgCCAGTTTTCCTTGCTGGCAGCAGACTCAGAAGAGCGTCCCGAGGgccctggctggagcagcagctttaATTCCCTTGCTAACATTTGCTGAGCACCACATCCTTTGGAAAGCAGGGCACAGGTACACGCATCCCTGCTGTCCACCTACTCAGGCTcaaggcagggctggctctgacTCATCTGGCTTCCCACTTTCTCTTCTTTGTTCTTCTTGTCTCCCTGAAGCAGGAGACAATCcagcttttatttaaatgaGGCCCTATAAACATAAGCAGCGGCAAAGTAGGGCAGGTTTTTAATGGCTTACACCTCCTTGGGCTTGgctccttccctccagcctcTGTGATCACGGTCCATCTCCACGTTCAATGACATTTTTGTGCGCACTGGGACCTGGCTGTTCGTTTCTGGGAGTGCATTCCCTGCACAGAAAAGATGAACAAATCAATTAGGCCAGCACAGCATGGCGAGGAGGAGCTGTGTCCATGGGCAGCTGGGACCTCAcgacaccctggggacagctctgccctgtcccccggtgccagccctgtcctgagcCCTGCTCGAGGAGGGACGTGTCCCACCCGCTGTGAGCTGCTCAGTAGCTGTAGAGTCCCATGGCTGCAGTAGAGCAGAGCTGTCCAGGCTGGGACCTCCGCAGGAACCTGTGGCTGTGtctccctgctggagctgggacacCCAGAGCTGGGACACCCAGAGGTGGGACACCCAGAGCCGGGACACTCAGAGCTGGGACACCCAAAGCCAGGACACCCAGAGCCGGGACACTCAGAGCTGGGACACCCAAAGCCGGGACACCCAGAGCCGGGACACCCTGAGCCGGGACACCCGGAGCTGGGACACCCGGAGCTGGGACACCCAGAGCCGGGACACTCAGAGCTGGGACACCCGGAGCTGGGACACCCAGAGCCGGGACACTCAGAGCTGGGACACCCGGAGCTGGGACACCCAGAGCTGGGACACCCAGAGCCGGGACACTCAGAGCTGGGACACCCGGAGCCGGGACACCCGGAGCTGGGACACCCGGAGCTGGGacacctctgtgtccccaccGCGGTGTGGTTTTGTGCCTGCgctgctgaagcagcagcaggaggctcGGGGTGAGCctgctgaggagctgtgggcagggagTGCCCGTGGAAGGGCAGCGGCTGTGTCTCCCTGCAGGACACcccgtgctggggctgtggtggtggcccagggctgggatgggagcccAGCTCACgctggggtgttctgggggctcaggggggctgTCATCGCCACCGTTCCATGGCCAGCACACAGAGGGACCCTAACGCCTGCTCTCTGCTGTCCtttgcagggatggagggatgcgAGTGCAGCCGGGAGCAGCAGGACACCGGCACAGCCCCGTGGGGGTCGGCGTGAAGGCGATTCCCTGTGAGGACACAGCAGGAGCCCCCCGGACCCTGCAGGAACCTCACTGGGAACAGGGAGAGCTCCCCTTCTGCCCCGTCACCTGCCGCGTTTCCAGGGATCTCCGCCGGGATCTGGGGCTCGGAGCCCGGAGCCGTGCTAGTGCCGTAGGACTGCTGGAGAGCCTGGCGGCGATGGGGGACCCAGCAGCGAGGAGGGGCGTTCCTCCAGGAGGCCCCGCGGAGCCgtgagccctggctgctgctggcggaggctgcctggggctgggctgctcgGCCAGCCCTGGGCCGGGGGCAGAGCCGCGCTGCCCGCAGGGCGCGGCCGCCGAGGGGCGACGGGCCGGGGGCGGCTCTGCCGGGGCAGCCCCGAGCCCCGGGACGGCGGGGCTGCCGGCCgagccgccgctgctgctgcaggcGCCTCTTCCCGGGGTGGCAGCGGGGGACAGAGCGCTCGGTGGCCGGGCTGGCCGCGGCTGCGGCCCCGCGCAGCGCCCCCGGCACCGCTCCCCGAGCTCAGACACTGCCAGGGCCGCCCGCCTCGCCATGGTGCTGCCGCCGCCCGACAAGCGCCACGTCTGCCTCACCACCATCGTCATCATGACCAGCATGGCCTTCATGGACGCCTACCTGGTGGagcagaaccaggggccccgcAAGATCGGCGTCTGCATCATCGTGCTGGTGGGGGACATCTGCTTCCTCATCGTGCTGCGCTACGTGGCCGTGTGGGTGGGCGCCGAGGTGAAGACGGCCAAGAGGGGCTACGCCATGATCCTGTGGTTCCTCTACATCTTCGTGCTGGAGATCAAGCTGTACTTCATCTTTCAGAACTACAAAGCGGATAAGAAGAACCTGGAGACGGTGGCCAGGAAGGCTCTGaccctgctgctctccatctgCGTGCCGGGGCTCTACCTGGTGCTGGTGGCCTTGGACAGCATGGAGTACATACGGACCTTCCGGAAGAAAGAGGACCTGCGGGGACGCCTCTTCTGGGTGGCCCTCGACCTGCTGGATATCCTGGACATCCAGGCCAACCTGTGGGAGCCGCACAGGACCGGCCTGCCCATCTGGGCAGAGGGGCTCATGTTCTTCTACTGCTACATACTCCTCCTGATCCTGCCTTGCGTGTCCCTCAGTGAGATCAGCATGCAAGGGGAGCACATTGCCCCGCAAAAAATGATGCTCTACCCCGTCCTCAGCCTGGTCACCATCAACATTGTCACCATCTTCATCCGGGCCATCAACATGATCTTGTTCCAGGACAGCAGGGTCTCCACCATCTTTATCGGCAAGAACATCATCGCCATCGCCACCAAGGCGTGCACCTTCCTGGAGTACAAGCGGCAGGTGA is a window from the Poecile atricapillus isolate bPoeAtr1 chromosome 7, bPoeAtr1.hap1, whole genome shotgun sequence genome containing:
- the TMEM121 gene encoding transmembrane protein 121 produces the protein MVLPPPDKRHVCLTTIVIMTSMAFMDAYLVEQNQGPRKIGVCIIVLVGDICFLIVLRYVAVWVGAEVKTAKRGYAMILWFLYIFVLEIKLYFIFQNYKADKKNLETVARKALTLLLSICVPGLYLVLVALDSMEYIRTFRKKEDLRGRLFWVALDLLDILDIQANLWEPHRTGLPIWAEGLMFFYCYILLLILPCVSLSEISMQGEHIAPQKMMLYPVLSLVTINIVTIFIRAINMILFQDSRVSTIFIGKNIIAIATKACTFLEYKRQVKEFPQNAIALELQQNSLSHNQTIHSVQGIPHEPSPTSEILDT